In one window of Arachis ipaensis cultivar K30076 chromosome B06, Araip1.1, whole genome shotgun sequence DNA:
- the LOC107645305 gene encoding 5'-3' exoribonuclease 3 isoform X1 codes for MGVPAFYRWLAEKYPMVVVDAVEEEPVVIDGIAIPVDTSKKNPNNLEYDNLYLDMNGIIHPCFHPEDRPSPTSFDEVFQCMFDYIDRLFVIVRPRKLLYMAIDGVAPRAKMNQQRSRRFRAAKDAADAAAEETRLREEFEREGRKLPPKEESQTFDSNVITPGTEFMAVLSIALQYYVHLRLNNDPGWQNIKVILSDANVPGEGEHKIMSYIRLQRNLEGYDPNTRHCLYGLDADLIMLALATHEVHFSILREVVFTPGQDKCFLCGQMGHMAADCEGKAKRKAGEFDEKGDPIVVKKPYQFLNIWTLREYLEYEMKIPNPSFEIDFERIVDDFIFMCFFVGNDFLPHMPTLEIREGAINLLLAVYKKEFNALGGYLTKGSKPNLDRVEHFIQAVGAYEDRIFQKRARLHQRQAERIKRDKAHSRRGDDAQPQFQPESLVAVSRFHGSRLASAPTPSPFQQSGHHDPSSSGKDHRSASEALPKVAKLSSGATVAAAIVEAENSLEIDFQDNKDELKAKLKEVLREKSDVFNSQNAGEDKIKLGEPGWKERYYDEKFSAKTPEELEMIRKDVVLKYTEGLCWVMHYYYEGVCSWQWFYPYHYAPFASDLKDLGSLDINFSLGTPFKPFDQLLGVFPAASSHALPQPYRKLMTEADSPIIDFYPVDFEVDMNGKRYSWQGIAKLPFIDEARLLAEVTKVENLLTPEEKRRNAIMFDLLFVNSCHPLSACISTLDNKCRNMSDSERVDVKEQINPKERYTCSGGMNGFISLCGGEPCPPIFRSPVEGMEDIMDNHVICAIYRLPDAHKHITRPPPGVKFPKKTVTLGDMKPEPVLWHEDSGGRRGGGDNGRRNPPGSISGRELGDAAHRLVTNSLQAKGGNNGYRYPINGPPPSYAPPMAHQRLPPYNYESHPGYGAMPPSVMPPLQGQQPYRPYATVPTQQYGYNQPYQLPPPAMYNHHHQPPGSYERNNHQHPPRSNHYGRNHGSGGSGRDGYQPSGNNHNARYPNASQGAFGSHHQDVRHHGQGYQPSRHHQNWAPRNDENGPRDYGHQHSANQFSLDRRGNRKPMPPPGYSRR; via the exons ATGGGAGTTCCGGCGTTTTACCGGTGGCTGGCGGAGAAGTATCCGATGGTGGTTGTCGATGCCGTCGAGGAGGAACCGGTGGTGATCGACGGAATCGCGATTCCAGTGGATACGAGCAAGAAGAACCCTAACAACCTTGAATACGATAACCTCTACCTCGATATGAACGGCATCATTCACCCTTGTTTTCACCCCGAGGATAGG CCATCTCCGACTTCATTTGATGAGGTGTTCCAGTGCATGTTTGACTACATTGATAGGCTGTTTGTGATTGTCCGGCCTAGGAAGCTGCTCTACATGGCTATTG ATGGTGTGGCACCGAGGGCTAAAATGAATCAGCAACGGTCTAGGCGGTTCAGAGCAGCAAAAGATGCAGCTGACGCA GCTGCTGAAGAAACTAGGTTAAGAGAGGAATTTGAGAGGGAGGGCAGAAAGCTTCCTCCCAAAGAAGAGTCCCAGACTTTTGATTCAAATGTCATTACACCTGGAACCGAATTTATGGCTGTTTTATCAATTGCGCTCCAGTACTATGTTCATCTTAGGTTAAACAATGACCCTGGTTGGCAGAATATTAAG GTTATTCTTTCAGATGCAAATGTTCCTGGTGAGGGGGAGCATAAGATTATGTCCTATATACGGTTACAGAGGAATCTTGAAGGTTATGATCCAAATACAAGACATTGCCTGTATGGTTTG GATGCTGATTTGATTATGTTGGCTTTAGCTACCCATGAAGTGCACTTTTCAATTCTAAGAGAG GTTGTATTTACTCCCGGTCAAGACAAATGTTTCCTGTGTGGTCAGATGGGTCACATGGCTGCTGACTGTGAAGGAAAGGCAAAAAGAAAGGCCGGAGAATTTGATGAAAAAGGAGATCCTATTGTGGTTAAAAAGCCTTACCAG TTTCTAAACATTTGGACATTGAGGGAATATCTGGAGTATGAGATGAAAATTCCGAATCCTTCATTTGAGATTGATTTTGAGCGAATTGTTGATGACTTTATCTTCATGTGCTTTTTTGTTGGCAATGATTTCCTTCCCCATATGCCTACACTAGAAATTAGAGAG GGTGCAATTAACTTGCTTCTAGCAGTATACAAGAAGGAGTTCAATGCACTAGGTGGTTATTTAACCAAAGGAAGTAAG CCAAATTTGGATAGAGTGGAGCACTTTATTCAGGCTGTTGGAGCTTATGAAGATAGAATTTTCCAGAAAAGAGCTCGATTGCATCAG CGACAAGCAGAAAGAATTAAGCGGGATAAGGCCCATTCAAGGAGGGGAGATGATGCCCagcctcaatttcaaccagagtCTCTAGTTGCAGTTTCACGATTTCATGGTTCTCGTCTTGCTTCAGCTCCAACGCCTTCACCATTTCAACAATCTGGGCACCATGATCCCAGCTCATCTGGGAAAGACCATAGGAGTGCATCTGAGGCGCTCCCAAAAGTTGCTAAGCTATCTTCTGGGGCAACTGTTGCTGCTGCTATTGTTGAAGCTGAGAATAGTCTTGAAATAGAT TTTCAAGATAACAAAGACGAATTGAAAGCAAAACTAAAGGAGGTACTTCGTGAGAAATCTGATGTATTCAATTCACAAAATGCCGGAGAGGATAAG ATCAAATTGGGAGAACCAGGCTGGAAAGAGAGATATTATGATGAGAAGTTCTCGGCTAAAACTCCTGAGGAACTTGAAATGATACGGAAAGATGTT GTTTTGAAATACACTGAAGGCTTGTGTTGGGTGATGCACTATTATTACGAAGGTGTTTGTTCTTGGCAATG gttttatccTTATCATTATGCCCCGTTTGCATCTGATCTCAAGGACCTTGGGAGTCTTGATATTAACTTTTCACTGGGTACCCCATTCAAACCTTTTGACCAACTTCTTGGGGTTTTCCCTGCTGCGAG CTCGCATGCACTTCCTCAACCATATAGGAAACTTATGACAGAAGCTGACTCACCAATCATTGATTTTTATCCAGTTG ACTTTGAAGTGGACATGAATGGCAAACGCTATTCTTGGCAG GGTATTGCAAAGTTGCCTTTTATTGATGAAGCACGTCTTCTTGCAGAAGTTACAAAAGTTGAAAATTTGTTAACA CCAGAGGAGAAGAGGCGAAATGCTATCATGTTTGACTTGCTTTTCGTAAATTCCTGTCATCCACTTTCTGCATGCATAAGTACACTTGACAACAAATGCAGAAACATGTCCGACAGTGAGCGTGTTGATGTCAAAGAACAAATCAATCCCAAAGAAAG GTATACGTGCAGTGGCGGAATGAATGGTTTTATATCCTTATGTGGTGGAGAGCCTTGCCCTCCTATCTTTAGGTCTCCTGTTGAAGGCATGGAAGATATTATGGACAACCATGTCAT ATGTGCCATATACAGACTCCCAGATGCGCATAAACACATTACTCGACCACCACCAGGAGTTAAATTTCCAAAGAAG ACTGTGACTCTTGGGGATATGAAACCTGAACCAGTATTATGGCATGAAGATTCTGGTGGGAGACGGGGTGGTGGGgataatgggag GAGAAACCCTCCAGGATCTATTTCTGGTCGGGAGCTTGGAGATGCAGCACACAGATTAGTAACGAATTCCTTACAAGCAAAAGGTGGCAACAATGGATATCGCTATCCAATTAATGGACCACCTCCATCTTACGCACCACCAATGGCTCACCAAAGATTGCCTCCCTACAATTATGAATCACACCCAGGATACGGTGCCATGCCACCTTCTGTGATGCCTCCACTCCAGGGCCAGCAGCCTTATCGACCTTATGCTACTGTCCCTACCCAACAGTATGGTTATAATCAGCCATATCAGCTGCCTCCCCCGGCAATGtacaatcatcatcatcaaccaccTGGTTCTTATGAAAGAAATAACCACCAACACCCCCCACGATCAAACCATTATGGAAGAAATCACGGTAGTGGGGGAAGTGGGAGGGATGGATACCAACCATCAGGTAATAATCACAATGCCAGGTATCCAAATGCGTCGCAAGGGGCATTTGGTAGTCATCATCAAGATGTTCGACATCATGGCCAAGGTTACCAACCATCTAGACATCACCAGAATTGGGCTCCAAGGAATGACGAAAATGGCCCCAGGGATTATGGGCACCAACATTCGGCCAATCAATTTTCTTTGGACAGAAGGGGAAACAGGAAGCCAATGCCACCACCTGGTTATAGTCGCAGATAA
- the LOC107645305 gene encoding 5'-3' exoribonuclease 3 isoform X2, translating to MGVPAFYRWLAEKYPMVVVDAVEEEPVVIDGIAIPVDTSKKNPNNLEYDNLYLDMNGIIHPCFHPEDRPSPTSFDEVFQCMFDYIDRLFVIVRPRKLLYMAIDGVAPRAKMNQQRSRRFRAAKDAADAAAEETRLREEFEREGRKLPPKEESQTFDSNVITPGTEFMAVLSIALQYYVHLRLNNDPGWQNIKVILSDANVPGEGEHKIMSYIRLQRNLEGYDPNTRHCLYGLDADLIMLALATHEVHFSILREVVFTPGQDKCFLCGQMGHMAADCEGKAKRKAGEFDEKGDPIVVKKPYQFLNIWTLREYLEYEMKIPNPSFEIDFERIVDDFIFMCFFVGNDFLPHMPTLEIREGAINLLLAVYKKEFNALGGYLTKGSKPNLDRVEHFIQAVGAYEDRIFQKRARLHQRQAERIKRDKAHSRRGDDAQPQFQPESLVAVSRFHGSRLASAPTPSPFQQSGHHDPSSSGKDHRSASEALPKVAKLSSGATVAAAIVEAENSLEIDFQDNKDELKAKLKEVLREKSDVFNSQNAGEDKIKLGEPGWKERYYDEKFSAKTPEELEMIRKDVVLKYTEGLCWVMHYYYEGVCSWQWFYPYHYAPFASDLKDLGSLDINFSLGTPFKPFDQLLGVFPAASSHALPQPYRKLMTEADSPIIDFYPVDFEVDMNGKRYSWQGIAKLPFIDEARLLAEVTKVENLLTPEEKRRNAIMFDLLFVNSCHPLSACISTLDNKCRNMSDSERVDVKEQINPKESGGMNGFISLCGGEPCPPIFRSPVEGMEDIMDNHVICAIYRLPDAHKHITRPPPGVKFPKKTVTLGDMKPEPVLWHEDSGGRRGGGDNGRRNPPGSISGRELGDAAHRLVTNSLQAKGGNNGYRYPINGPPPSYAPPMAHQRLPPYNYESHPGYGAMPPSVMPPLQGQQPYRPYATVPTQQYGYNQPYQLPPPAMYNHHHQPPGSYERNNHQHPPRSNHYGRNHGSGGSGRDGYQPSGNNHNARYPNASQGAFGSHHQDVRHHGQGYQPSRHHQNWAPRNDENGPRDYGHQHSANQFSLDRRGNRKPMPPPGYSRR from the exons ATGGGAGTTCCGGCGTTTTACCGGTGGCTGGCGGAGAAGTATCCGATGGTGGTTGTCGATGCCGTCGAGGAGGAACCGGTGGTGATCGACGGAATCGCGATTCCAGTGGATACGAGCAAGAAGAACCCTAACAACCTTGAATACGATAACCTCTACCTCGATATGAACGGCATCATTCACCCTTGTTTTCACCCCGAGGATAGG CCATCTCCGACTTCATTTGATGAGGTGTTCCAGTGCATGTTTGACTACATTGATAGGCTGTTTGTGATTGTCCGGCCTAGGAAGCTGCTCTACATGGCTATTG ATGGTGTGGCACCGAGGGCTAAAATGAATCAGCAACGGTCTAGGCGGTTCAGAGCAGCAAAAGATGCAGCTGACGCA GCTGCTGAAGAAACTAGGTTAAGAGAGGAATTTGAGAGGGAGGGCAGAAAGCTTCCTCCCAAAGAAGAGTCCCAGACTTTTGATTCAAATGTCATTACACCTGGAACCGAATTTATGGCTGTTTTATCAATTGCGCTCCAGTACTATGTTCATCTTAGGTTAAACAATGACCCTGGTTGGCAGAATATTAAG GTTATTCTTTCAGATGCAAATGTTCCTGGTGAGGGGGAGCATAAGATTATGTCCTATATACGGTTACAGAGGAATCTTGAAGGTTATGATCCAAATACAAGACATTGCCTGTATGGTTTG GATGCTGATTTGATTATGTTGGCTTTAGCTACCCATGAAGTGCACTTTTCAATTCTAAGAGAG GTTGTATTTACTCCCGGTCAAGACAAATGTTTCCTGTGTGGTCAGATGGGTCACATGGCTGCTGACTGTGAAGGAAAGGCAAAAAGAAAGGCCGGAGAATTTGATGAAAAAGGAGATCCTATTGTGGTTAAAAAGCCTTACCAG TTTCTAAACATTTGGACATTGAGGGAATATCTGGAGTATGAGATGAAAATTCCGAATCCTTCATTTGAGATTGATTTTGAGCGAATTGTTGATGACTTTATCTTCATGTGCTTTTTTGTTGGCAATGATTTCCTTCCCCATATGCCTACACTAGAAATTAGAGAG GGTGCAATTAACTTGCTTCTAGCAGTATACAAGAAGGAGTTCAATGCACTAGGTGGTTATTTAACCAAAGGAAGTAAG CCAAATTTGGATAGAGTGGAGCACTTTATTCAGGCTGTTGGAGCTTATGAAGATAGAATTTTCCAGAAAAGAGCTCGATTGCATCAG CGACAAGCAGAAAGAATTAAGCGGGATAAGGCCCATTCAAGGAGGGGAGATGATGCCCagcctcaatttcaaccagagtCTCTAGTTGCAGTTTCACGATTTCATGGTTCTCGTCTTGCTTCAGCTCCAACGCCTTCACCATTTCAACAATCTGGGCACCATGATCCCAGCTCATCTGGGAAAGACCATAGGAGTGCATCTGAGGCGCTCCCAAAAGTTGCTAAGCTATCTTCTGGGGCAACTGTTGCTGCTGCTATTGTTGAAGCTGAGAATAGTCTTGAAATAGAT TTTCAAGATAACAAAGACGAATTGAAAGCAAAACTAAAGGAGGTACTTCGTGAGAAATCTGATGTATTCAATTCACAAAATGCCGGAGAGGATAAG ATCAAATTGGGAGAACCAGGCTGGAAAGAGAGATATTATGATGAGAAGTTCTCGGCTAAAACTCCTGAGGAACTTGAAATGATACGGAAAGATGTT GTTTTGAAATACACTGAAGGCTTGTGTTGGGTGATGCACTATTATTACGAAGGTGTTTGTTCTTGGCAATG gttttatccTTATCATTATGCCCCGTTTGCATCTGATCTCAAGGACCTTGGGAGTCTTGATATTAACTTTTCACTGGGTACCCCATTCAAACCTTTTGACCAACTTCTTGGGGTTTTCCCTGCTGCGAG CTCGCATGCACTTCCTCAACCATATAGGAAACTTATGACAGAAGCTGACTCACCAATCATTGATTTTTATCCAGTTG ACTTTGAAGTGGACATGAATGGCAAACGCTATTCTTGGCAG GGTATTGCAAAGTTGCCTTTTATTGATGAAGCACGTCTTCTTGCAGAAGTTACAAAAGTTGAAAATTTGTTAACA CCAGAGGAGAAGAGGCGAAATGCTATCATGTTTGACTTGCTTTTCGTAAATTCCTGTCATCCACTTTCTGCATGCATAAGTACACTTGACAACAAATGCAGAAACATGTCCGACAGTGAGCGTGTTGATGTCAAAGAACAAATCAATCCCAAAGAAAG TGGCGGAATGAATGGTTTTATATCCTTATGTGGTGGAGAGCCTTGCCCTCCTATCTTTAGGTCTCCTGTTGAAGGCATGGAAGATATTATGGACAACCATGTCAT ATGTGCCATATACAGACTCCCAGATGCGCATAAACACATTACTCGACCACCACCAGGAGTTAAATTTCCAAAGAAG ACTGTGACTCTTGGGGATATGAAACCTGAACCAGTATTATGGCATGAAGATTCTGGTGGGAGACGGGGTGGTGGGgataatgggag GAGAAACCCTCCAGGATCTATTTCTGGTCGGGAGCTTGGAGATGCAGCACACAGATTAGTAACGAATTCCTTACAAGCAAAAGGTGGCAACAATGGATATCGCTATCCAATTAATGGACCACCTCCATCTTACGCACCACCAATGGCTCACCAAAGATTGCCTCCCTACAATTATGAATCACACCCAGGATACGGTGCCATGCCACCTTCTGTGATGCCTCCACTCCAGGGCCAGCAGCCTTATCGACCTTATGCTACTGTCCCTACCCAACAGTATGGTTATAATCAGCCATATCAGCTGCCTCCCCCGGCAATGtacaatcatcatcatcaaccaccTGGTTCTTATGAAAGAAATAACCACCAACACCCCCCACGATCAAACCATTATGGAAGAAATCACGGTAGTGGGGGAAGTGGGAGGGATGGATACCAACCATCAGGTAATAATCACAATGCCAGGTATCCAAATGCGTCGCAAGGGGCATTTGGTAGTCATCATCAAGATGTTCGACATCATGGCCAAGGTTACCAACCATCTAGACATCACCAGAATTGGGCTCCAAGGAATGACGAAAATGGCCCCAGGGATTATGGGCACCAACATTCGGCCAATCAATTTTCTTTGGACAGAAGGGGAAACAGGAAGCCAATGCCACCACCTGGTTATAGTCGCAGATAA